In the genome of Rhopalosiphum padi isolate XX-2018 chromosome 1, ASM2088224v1, whole genome shotgun sequence, the window AGACGACGTcacacatcaatataataatattaataacattttgtacgTTATCGTTATatcattagtatttataatcgtcGGTTTAACGTGTCGATAATAATGTGACATTATTAGTTCTCTATTTTCAACTCgcagcaattataataatttattgttaagacaagaatctaaaaataattctgataagTATAGATTAgatgttttattgaatattgtgatacaaaaatatcgtagaataaaaaaaaaaaaaattataaaattataaattaacaataaagagAAAAACGGGAATAATACGGGACCTACTTGAAAATACGGGACAAAATGCGTCCCGTATAACTTTTGTCGGGACAACGGGACACAAAGTGGAAAAACGGGACAATCCCGTATAATACGGGACGTATGGTCACCCTACCATAAAATCaacctaattaattaataactaacttCTGTTAGCATGATGGGGTTCTATCAATGGATGGCcttcttttttgtttatttttctgtaaatactgttgtataatatatattagtttttttatttacacataatgcaataatttacttttataaaatgttattgtgaTTTTGGCATACATTCAgctttcaaacaataattaacttttaattttatattaaacttatattttccAATAATAACTTAACGAGCTTTAATTAATTGGCACAGCCTTTCAACACAGTGATGTACAGCTACTGCGGGTGAGTTCATTGCAATAATCTCTTCTGAATCGCATTGCACTCAACCTCAGAATTATTTGTCTCTTCACACTTTTTTCCAGTTTGCGTCCCATACAGGCATTGGCGAAgagatttaatcaaattttgaagAGGGGGAaagtgttttttaaattgtaccaCGATATTgaagtacaatataattaattattattattctgtaaattcaataatattgacGGTGGTGAAAAAAGCGTATATTTTTAAGTGCATTAATATTTAAGACCGACATActatcacaaaaataattacctagTTTAGACTCAAATTTGATTCGCTGGATTCGTGTGGCAAACGCCGATGCAATAGTGTTCGATCCAGGTGGGTTCCACGTGCACTAACGTAGATGCGTTGGTCTGTACAACTGCCGTTATCGcgaataaatatttgattatagtacacctataattattatatacaattatattatttgacgtGTCGTCCGAAACCCGGGTAAGTCGATCCCGTCGAGCACAGGAGTAAACCATTGTGTTGATATTATTTTGGTAATGGACATTCTTTTTTCACTTGTCCAAATATTTGCATTGTCCAGAACAATAGTAATTTAAAGCTCGTCATGGAGTACTAGTCGTTGCCTATGCGTTACCCCTTGCAAGCCGTTTGATTTTCGTTCGTCCGActgcacaatatattatatactaataggtACACTCATTACTGTCCGAAAAGACAGTGCGATAAGGATAAGGACGTAGATAGGCATTGTTCAAGTCAAACACAGTACATTTTGACGAACGGAACGGGAcagttaaaacaaaacaaaattattcgtaatataaacacaaacattttattgttattcttcTATAAATTCAAacgtaaaaatacatacaataacgagacgatataatataatagtattatttttctcgatatcatattattattattagtaaacagtaataaaatataaatccaatATAAGCAtatgtttttttcaaaactattgaaacataagttataatttcgaaattttttttttataaaagtagtaTAAACGTGAGTAAAAacgaaaaatcaattaaaaaatatttcaagtaagtatataatttaaaaatattataattatgtataataataataataataacactgagCTCACGGCAGAAGTGCAGGTCACTTGATTTTTAAAACGCTATAGAATAAAGTTTgtgtttcgtataatatattaattgatacagcaataattattataataatatagttcattcgatttgaatgtataatataatataaaaacacaatgcGTAGGCGGAATTATCATGACTGACGTTAATGATTGTACTATGCCCATAGCGCGTGGTTCATACATcgatattaaagtaatattattaaattattatatatggtaatagtaatatgaattgtatatacgtattatattacactGCATTGCATTTGCGTACTGTACATTTTTGCGATACTGATTATTTACATACTAATACATCGAGCGGCAGCAGCTATTCGCACAACTAGAGGCCGTGATCTTATAATAGGAACACGCTTAaagattatttacataaaatcattatattataatataatatatatataatataaatataaaaaaaaaacaaacaaacaataagtaaacaataatcATAGTACGGTTAATATGTTATTGGTCTTTACGACAAAACGTTAAAATATCTAGcaatgtgatatattataatattaatgtgtggctattttttttctgttactcGTAAATCGCAATATcgatataaatatgtgtatatgccatgtaaaatacataggcatatacgtatatatatatatatatataggattttTATACGCTATACTTGCTACTAATAcggctataaattatttacgcaGTTGAAGCTGAAACTGTAAACAAAACGCATgtgattgaaataaaatataaaacacgagtataatattataataatgatattattctaCGGACGTTAATATGgcaacaaaaatacaatactaataataataataataataataataataataagtactaacTAATGAATAAACTAGTGCCAAAATACTgagtaaaaacttttttaaaaggataaaaataatatatcaattgaaCGGCGTGGGgtgtgaataattataaaatatttagcgtaaaatgaaaatataataatacgagtaagtattatgaatttatgatggtCGGAAAGGCGCAGCCGCGTTCAGAAAAACCTGTGGTACCACTGTGTTGGGGGTGCTGGGACAATCGTCGTGGTCGACGTAGTTTTCGGAAGTCTGGACCCAAATTCCCAGAGCCGGACGTCCTGTTTCTGCTGGGGCAGGTGATGCTGTAGCCGGTGCTGCTGCTGCACCGAGTCGTCGGGGtactgctgttgttgttgttgctgttgatCCGGCCATCCCGTCGGCCACCACGTGGGATGCCTGCTGCTCTCGTACATCTTGTTGGTGGTCCTATATGGGGCTGGTCCGGGGAACCTGATCAGGTTCGCGCTGTCAGCCACCGTCGCCGACACTGGGTCTTCGTCTCCTGGGAACCGCACTTGTACGCCCCCGCCGACGGACGGGCGCTTGACCAACTCGGTGGCCATGTGATTGTGCTGTTGCTGTTGATAgaactgctgctgctgttgctgatacagctgttgctgctgctggtgTTGCTGGAgcagctgctgctgctgttggaGCTGTTCAAACTGCTGCTGCTGCCGGAAACCCGCGCATGCCGCGTAATACCGATAAGCATTCGGAGCCGAACAATCCGGTTCCGGCGAGGACGTTGGGTCTTCCGGTTGATCATCGTAGTATTCGGGCGTAACTGTGTCTGTGACCGATGATTGAGTCCTTCCACCCGTTGTGTACGGCAACCGCGTGGTACTAACCGGTCTACTACTACCGCTGTCACCGTCAACTGCGGCGGCAGCCACAGCTAGTACGGTTACTACGTCCTCTTCTTCGGTTTCAGGCGGAGTCACGGCCGTCACCGGATTGTCAGTCTCCGTCACGTCAACCGCTGTAGTGGTAACTACGGGTGACGAATACGAAGATGAGAGCGACGCACTGGCAGTCGTCTTGAAGGTTTGTTGAGGTGGGTCTTCCGTCCCGGCGATGGTCGTTGTACTGCTATCTGCGTACCtgtagaaaacaaaaaaaaaattgatggaaTTAATTACGTGTATATAAATGCCAGGTGTGATAGTGTGATACTACTATGATAGTGTAAGCGATCGGGAGACTAAAATGTGAACAATTTTGGCGTTGCCTATACTACAGGATACTCAGgggtattatagattttaatatttaaatatgtggttccttttagtataaatattaatattcttaaaataaaaataaaaaatttatatttagttgaaGGATTTCATCACTATACGACTTCCGTCAATcgtgaaaatgaaaattttatcgCGCACATGTGtttttatctttattgtttattgtattatcataaaaCTTACTTATTGTGCTAAAGAAATCTGAAATatagattgtaattatttttctttagataaataaaataaataaatatgtggtACGTTTCACACTCTTTTCTTTTTTAGCCACGGACAAAATTATGCactatacatttcattaaaataaaataaaagcaacTATTTAAAGTGATAGATATGGATGGcatatctatagtatatattaagtCAATGCGGTAATATTTGTTATCTGAATCATAGGTATGATGATTGAAATCAAAGTTACACATTGATGATTTacaattgatatataatatacacgactATGCCAATgaactgtattattaataattacaaattattaagtatataccaTCTCAATAGTAAAattcaaagtattataatttaacttgatAATATTGAGGTTAATGAAAATACACATCAAAGATACGCATCACTTCACgactataatttttctttttaaaatattgttaaagcaTTCACACATCTTCAGGAAATATAATTTCCATTTGTTTAATGATAGGtactataaacaaataatacctAACGATgcgtaacaaatattatattatttaacttgatAACTCTTTATagattgttttatagtttaattttatgtcaAGACTAATCGAAACTATAATAAGCACCTGATTAATTATAACTCTCGGACGTCAAGTTGAATTATTCTATGTATATGGAGTAGGCTAtcgtgttttttataattttccagTATAAGCTAACACTGGAAGATACGTTGGTTCAtcctgtataatgtatgtacaaaAACTAGTTTTACAGACCATATTGAAGGTTTCAAAATCGCAAAAAAGTATATACAGCCACGATATGTGACACAGTTCTTCAAGTTTTTTACCATAtagatatgtaaatattatgctaAACGCGGAACAGTCATATATAAACGTTAAGCTGCTCGTTAACGCGACAGCTTCTCTGTATTGATACAAAAATGagagaaatttaaattaaaatattcttaaatatatacaaaatcattaaattgttttcaacgtTACGCGTTacgtttaattgaataataaagaagaatttattattttttaaccgcGAAGTTTTGTTTTCTACTTCCATCGACGTGggattaaaaaacattttataagcgCGGGAACGAAaaccatttacattttttacattagatatttatatatccaCTGTGCCGTGATTGAGTTGAGTAGCTGGATGTAATATTAGGCATATTCGCTTTcacagaaaaagtaatttagagATTTGCTCACAATTTTGAGTATCTGAGTGTGGAACGTAcaaattgtcattaaaaaattcaatctaACGCGAGATCAGAACGTACAAAAAATTAGTTAGACACTATACccacatttttcaattaattagtcgcacataatataatggtaataattgTAACATGTAAAGAACAGTACAAAACCATTCGTTCAATAACTCAAAAGCTACATAAAAGATAAAACTAATTGGAAGTACCTATAtggcaataatatatttaatttttgtcactttatgatataatattttgtatctacACTATAAAGTTGACTTACTtactatgttataaaatataaataggtataacaggtaaattatagtttagtataataatattaaaaaaaaaaaaaaaaacttatacattatataatttagtcgtGTTATTCTATACATTGTTGTCCAAATACTCATAACTTCAGTGGTgaatttaattagttatcaaTTActctttttatcattattattttggtataacATTTCTTATATTACAACgagataatacaataatatttttatgaatctgTGATAAACCACGATATCATCGACTAAGCTTTAAACTATGAGCCAAGACTGGTGATTCATACAACAgctatgagtataataataattattggacaTTTTTGTTATGCTATTAAAACTCTGTCAACGTTTTAAcactaatattgtttaattttaagatttaaggGCCGTAAATAGATTTTCTTTTGAATATCCTAGATCccattgaattaatattaataaaaactataaagtcATTACAGGAAACACATCAAAAgatggatttaaaaattaaatctacagaagcgtataaacattattatagaaAACTGTCTGACTTACTTTGTTTTAGCGTACGTCACAGTGGTAGTCGAGTCGTAAGAATGCGGAGTGACAGTGATGGCGTCCTCAGCATGCGTCGTCTGGTAACGGTTACGGTAAGGTCGCGGTCTGGCGGTATCCACCGTATCTGTCGTTACAGCGGTCGCAGTAACAGTCGCGGCAGTGCGGTCGTCGGGGTCGCCGTCAACCGTGGTCGTGACGAGATGGTCGGTGGTGGCGACGTCGTTGTCATCCTCGACGGTCGTGGAGGCGACGGTAGTagaagtagtagtagtagtagtagtagtagtagttggATTGGTTGTGGTGGGCACGGCCGCCGTAATGGTAGTGCCGGTAGTAAGTTCATCGACAGGGTCCATCGTTTGGTTGTCCACGTCACTGACACCGACGCCACCCAACGGTATGTTCAATTGAAACGGTCCAGGGCTGTCGGTCTTCTGAGATGGCGGTTCTGTAGTCGTGGTTGTGGCCGGCTGATATGCAGAGGCGCCCGGCAACATCGGGAATCCTCCGCCGTTTGCGCCGGCGCCGTACATAGAATTCAGCTGCTTGATCAAAAAGTCCCACTGGGCCGCCTGGTTGATCTTGACCACCTTGACGCATCGTCCCATGCTGTCGGGCCGATAACCGTCCGAACACTTGTTGAACGACGGCGCGACGAACACCGACTTAGGCGTGATCCGCCGACCAGCCACGCCACCACCACTGACGCCACCGCCAGTGGTGCCCACGCCGCCGGTGGCCAGCAGTTCGTCCCTAGACGGCGGCACCAGCTGTTCCTCGATGATGACCCAGCTGCGGACGAACTCGTCCTCGCCCTTCTCGAGGTCCGCGGACGCCCAGCGggacagcaacagcaacagcagagCGCTCAGACGCAACGATCCGGTCATGCCTCCTAACCTAACCGACCGGGAGTCGTCTCTGCAATTCCTCCATATAACCACGGATGCCTGCGGacacaaaaatatttgtattttacatttttgatattagtTAAAGGTATAGTTAGGTAAAGaaacactatatataattataatacaattaataccgTTGATATAATATCACAGTGGTATTTAGAACCCACTAATATGCGCGCGGTGTGCACAAATTGTTTGGGTAAATcaacattacaaaaataaaaataaataaatctgaaTTTAGAACACATTTCGAAAATCTAAAGAAACTTGATAGATTAAACCTGCAGAcagaaataagtataataagttttagaaatatacaaaaaacgaaCACTTATACGATTACTTAAAAGAAAAtcagattaaataattataagcttCCTAAATAGcggatatttgtaaaaaataattcactcAAAATCCAGTTTTAAGCAACTTCGAAAAATTTTATTCATTGAATTTCGCGCcgaatgtccaaaaaaaaaaaaaaaatgaaaaacgttTTTCATAATAGATAGTAGAtacgataaatataattgaCGTCATAGTCATCGAATAAATTTTTTGTGACGTGGACGAAGCGCGTAAAATCTATTGGTTTACATAgacaattttacataataattgcaCATTATGTGCgctgttaaaaatataagattttattttcgtttgattgaataaaatatgttctactATAATAACTGAAgcgaataattattgtttttgaaaattatatacgtaataatagtacaataattataatttaactaaaaacagtcgagtgataataatacaattattatctaatGGACCGAATGAATCTTACACATTTATATagcaaatgcataatataatgagaACATTGAGAA includes:
- the LOC132929680 gene encoding AF4/FMR2 family member lilli-like: MTGSLRLSALLLLLLSRWASADLEKGEDEFVRSWVIIEEQLVPPSRDELLATGGVGTTGGGVSGGGVAGRRITPKSVFVAPSFNKCSDGYRPDSMGRCVKVVKINQAAQWDFLIKQLNSMYGAGANGGGFPMLPGASAYQPATTTTTEPPSQKTDSPGPFQLNIPLGGVGVSDVDNQTMDPVDELTTGTTITAAVPTTTNPTTTTTTTTTTSTTVASTTVEDDNDVATTDHLVTTTVDGDPDDRTAATVTATAVTTDTVDTARPRPYRNRYQTTHAEDAITVTPHSYDSTTTVTYAKTKYADSSTTTIAGTEDPPQQTFKTTASASLSSSYSSPVVTTTAVDVTETDNPVTAVTPPETEEEDVVTVLAVAAAAVDGDSGSSRPVSTTRLPYTTGGRTQSSVTDTVTPEYYDDQPEDPTSSPEPDCSAPNAYRYYAACAGFRQQQQFEQLQQQQQLLQQHQQQQQLYQQQQQQFYQQQQHNHMATELVKRPSVGGGVQVRFPGDEDPVSATVADSANLIRFPGPAPYRTTNKMYESSRHPTWWPTGWPDQQQQQQQQYPDDSVQQQHRLQHHLPQQKQDVRLWEFGSRLPKTTSTTTIVPAPPTQWYHRFF